Genomic segment of Candidatus Deferrimicrobiaceae bacterium:
ACCCGCACAAGCTGGGCGCGTGGAGCAAGGATTCCAAGTCGCACGTGGCCCACATGACCGCCGACGATTTCTACGGATTCGAGAATTCAACCGTCATTCCGAAGGCCACCGAGTACCGGATCGAGTTCGTCGGCGCCGACGGCAAGGCGGTCGTCCTCAAGAAGAACGCCCCCCTGCTCGAAGGCGAGATCATCGACTCCACGCACATGAGCGTCAAGGCGCTTCGTACGTTCATCAAGGAGCAGATCGAAGACGCCAAGAAGAATGACGTCCTGTTCTCGGTCCACCTCAAGGCCACCATGATGAAGGTTTCCGACCCCGTCATGTTCGGCCACTTCGTGACCGTCTTCTTCGAGGACGTCTTCACGAAGCACGCGGCGGCGCTCAAGGAAGCGGGCGTCAACCCGAACCTCGGCCTCGGCGACCTCTACAAGAAGATCCAGAATCTGCCCGAAGCCAAGCGCGCCGAGATCGAGGCCGACATCCAGGCTACCTACAAGGTCCGCCCCGCGCTCGCCATGGTCGATTCCGACAAGGGCATCACCAACCTCCACGCGCCGAACGACATCATCATCGACGCCTCCATGCCGGTCGTCGTCCGCGAGTCCGGCAAGATGTGGAACCCCGCCGGTCAGCTCCAGGACACCAAGTGCGTGATCCCCGACCGCTGCTACTCCACGATCTACAAGGAAGTCATCGAGAACTGCAAGCAGCACGGCGCTTTCGACCCCGCCACCATGGGCAGCGTCCCCAACGTCGGCCTCATGGCGCAGCAGGCCGAGGAATACGGCTCCCATGACAAGACCTTCATCGCGGCCGCTCCCGGCACGATGCGCGTCGTCGACGCCTCGGGCGCCACGCTTCTCGAGCAGAAAGTCGAGGAGGGCGACATCTTCCGCATGTGCCAGGCGAAGGACATCCCGGTCCGCGACTGGGTCAAGCTGGCCGTCACCCGCGCGAAGGCCACCGGGGCGCCCGCCGTTTTCTGGCTCGACGAAAATCGCGCGCATGATTCCAAGGTGATCGCCAAGGTCAAGACCTACCTCAAGGACCACGACACGACCGGCCTCGACATCCGCATCCTGGAGCCCGTCGCCGCCATGCGCCTCTCGTGCGACCGGTGCCGCGAAGGGAAAGACACCATCTCGGTCACCGGTAATGCCCTGCGCGACTACCTGACCGACCTCTTCCCGATCCTCGAGATCGGCACCAGCGCCAAGATGCTGTCGATCGTCCCGCTGCTCGCGGGCGGCGGCCTCTTCGAGACGGGCGCAGGCGGCTCGGCCCCCAAGCACGTCCAGCAGTTC
This window contains:
- a CDS encoding NADP-dependent isocitrate dehydrogenase, translated to MATSKIIWTEIDEAPALATYSLLPIVQAFTRGTGVDVVTSDISLAGRILANFPENLTEAQKIEDNLAKLGALAKTPEANIIKLPNVSASIPQLKDAIKELQSQGFKVPDYPEDPKTDAEKALHARYAKCLGSAVNPVLREGNSDRRSPLAVKQFSKKHPHKLGAWSKDSKSHVAHMTADDFYGFENSTVIPKATEYRIEFVGADGKAVVLKKNAPLLEGEIIDSTHMSVKALRTFIKEQIEDAKKNDVLFSVHLKATMMKVSDPVMFGHFVTVFFEDVFTKHAAALKEAGVNPNLGLGDLYKKIQNLPEAKRAEIEADIQATYKVRPALAMVDSDKGITNLHAPNDIIIDASMPVVVRESGKMWNPAGQLQDTKCVIPDRCYSTIYKEVIENCKQHGAFDPATMGSVPNVGLMAQQAEEYGSHDKTFIAAAPGTMRVVDASGATLLEQKVEEGDIFRMCQAKDIPVRDWVKLAVTRAKATGAPAVFWLDENRAHDSKVIAKVKTYLKDHDTTGLDIRILEPVAAMRLSCDRCREGKDTISVTGNALRDYLTDLFPILEIGTSAKMLSIVPLLAGGGLFETGAGGSAPKHVQQFVKEGYLRWDSLGEFTALGASLDHIAANFGNAKAKVLAETLDQAVAEFLDNNKSPARKVGQIDNRGSHFYLALYWAKALAAQTSDAVLQAKFAKIAKDLGDNVAKIDAELIAAQGKPVDMGGYYHADTAKVEKAMRPSPTLNAIIDGIA